Below is a genomic region from Pectobacterium polaris.
CCAGGTTATCCATAATGACGCGGTCTTTCTCATCAACCACCACGACCGCCGCGGGGATGTTATTCAACACGGCGGTCATGAGCGTCATGTGGTTACGCAAACGCTGTTCAAGGGCATAGCTGGCGCTAATGTCTTTATGCATCGCCAGATAATGCTCTAGCTCGCCCTGCGCGTTGACGATCGGCGTAATATCAATCTCAGCCAGATAGAGGGAGCCATCGCGACGGCGGTTAATCAATTGCCCTCGCCAGGCCGATCCCTGTAATAAGGTCTGCCACATATCGCTGTAGACTTCCCCGGGCGTTTGCTGACTGGCGAGAATACGGTGGTTTTGCCCTAATAATTGGGACAGCGAAAAACCAGTCAGACGACAGAAGGCCGGATTGGTGTACACAATACGTGCCTGTGGGTCGGTCACAGAGATCGCCACTGACGATTGCTCCACGACGGTAGAGAACAGCGCCGGATGCTGGCGCGATAAATGACTGACAATCTCCCCCGGCGGGAAAGACTCCATTATCAGGTTTATGGTCATGGTCTACCCTTACAACATCAGATGCCGCCATGTCAGGTTCGCAACAATTTGTGCCACGTACCGACATCCTTATTCCGGTCGATTACCGGCACCCAATAACCATGCAAACATTACGCCCTTTATTCATTAACCTGACTAAACATTGATCGTACCCCCTGTTTTCACGTTAATCCGCGTAGAACTCTTGTTTCATCAGGTAAAAATCACGATTCACTCACGGCTCAACCTCCCCAATAAGATCATCCATAGTGCAGTATTGCGCTAAAAACGTGCAAAATATCGCCAGAATACGGATTGCTAAATCTGGCATGATATTCGCAACGCCCTGTACAGATACCGGCTGCCGACGGCGGCGATCCTTCTCAATATCAGTCAGGAGCGAACTATGGCGAACATTGGTATTTTCTTTGGCACCGATACGGGAAAAACCCGCAAGATCGCCAAAATGATTCATCAAAAATTGGGTGACGCGGCGGATTCGCCGGTCAATATCAACCGAACCTCTCTGGACAGTTTTCTCTCTTATTCGGTTCTGCTGTTAGGCACGCCGACGCTGGGTGAAGGCCAATTACCAGGCATGGAGGCAGGGTGTGAGAATGAGTCCTGGCAAGAGTTTATTGCTGATTTGCCGGGTGAAGCACTGGCGGACAAGACGGTGGCCTTGTTCGGATTGGGCGATCAGCAAGGCTATCCTGATAATTTTGCCAGCGGGATGAAAACCTTATACGACGTGGTCACCGCGTGCGGTGCCAAGGTTATCGGAGCCTGGCCGAATGCTGGGTATGACTTCAACGCCTCTGCCGCCTTGGTGGATGACCAGTTTGTCGGCTTGGTGTTGGATCAGGATAACCAGTATGACCTCACCGATGAACGGCTCGATAGCTGGCTGGAAACACTCAAACCCGCAATCGGCTGATCGGCTAAAAGGTGGAGATCTTCGGCTCTCCACGTGAGGTTGCTGACAAAGTCCGTAAAGCGGGAGTAACGGATAGATCGTAAAGACGCTGTAAATACGTCCATGTACGCTCGGCTTGCGCAGATATGAATCTCATCCCTGAGATTCACCCTTGCAGGGCCGTCGCTAGCGACGTTCAAAAACGTTCCTGACGTTTTTGTCCATGGCGCAAACGCTTTACTCTTCTATTCCGTTACTCCCGTTTTCATTCGGTAAATAGCTTCGTTAACGGTAGGAGGTGGAGATCTTCAGCTCTCCACCTTTTTATCTTCCCTCAGTAAACCACTGGCACACGACTTACCACGTTCTATTCCTATTCACGATTTACCACCAACTGCGCCAGCCATTGGCGTTGCTGTTCCTTCTGGCGCTGCAACAACAGGTGGTCATAGGCTTTTGCCAGCGCGTCCTCTTGCTCCATCGGCATTTCCGGCCGAATCGCTTCGCACAACAACAGGTGCCAGCCTATGTCAGTCGCAACGGGGGCGCTGAGTTCTCCTTCGTGTAGCGTAAACAGTACCTGCTCCAGTGGGGCAAACAACAGCCCACGACTAACCCATCCCAGCAAACCGCCCTCCAACGCCGTCGGACATTGGGAATGGCGCTCGGCCAACGTCGCGAACGCGGCGGTATCCGACTGTAGCTGGCGACGCAGTACAAGAAGCTGCCTGTTGACGGCTTCGGCATCGTCGTCCCCCGTGGTCAGCAGAATATGCCGGGTTAAACGCTGTTCTGGGCGACAAAAACGTGCGGCATGACGCTGATACCACCGCTCAACCTCTGCGGAGGTCGGCAGCGGCACCTGCTCGGAAATACTCGCAAGCTGCCCTGCCATCAGCACATGATGTTGAATGACCGCGGTACGATCGGCCGCAGACAATCCAGACTGCCGCAAATCAGGTTCCAGCTCGTGGGTGACCGCCTGCACCAGTTCTGGCGTCACCGCTGCGACACTTTTCTGCGCCGCCTCCACCACAGCTTGTTCCAGCAGCAACTGGCGAGCCAATTGCTGCTGGAGAAGCCGCTGGCGATCTACCGGCAATTGCGTCGGTGTGGTGTTCCACATTTTTTGCGCCAGACGCCATTCGCTGAAGCGCTGCCAGGCCAACATCAGCGATCCTCCTCCGCCAGTTCCAGTGCACTAGCCGGCACCTGAAACCAACGCTCACCAAACATCACCGTGTAACAATCTCCCCGATCCCCTTGGCCCGTCGCGAAAATCTGTCCACGCTGACCGACGTCCACCACCTGTTCACCGTTGATAGAGAGCACTTGCCTGCTGTGGACGCCATCACCGTACTGAAAAGTCCCAGCGTGCCACGGCACGGCCTCGGCGATCAGCTCCTGCTCACGGCAGCCCACGACCCGATCGTCATCCAGAAAATGCACTTGATAGATCAGCTGGTCCTGAAGAAAGACGCCCCATTCACGCACATATCCTACCGTGCCGCGCCGCACCAGCAGTTCGCCCCGCTTCATGCCCGCCATCGTGCCGTCGTTACGCAGTGAACGCACCACGCGCACCGCATCACCAAATGCAAAGCGCGGTATCATGACGTCACCTCCCGCTGATGGCAGCGATAGCTTTCCGCCAACAGCCGACGCGCAAGCTGCCAGTCCGCATCTTGTAATGCCTCCAGCGTGTTACGCAGAGGGACTGCCGCACGCAAGCGGCGGTGGAAATCACTCAACACCGATAAGCTACAGGTTTGCAAGATATGGGCTTCGTAAGGGACGGCAAAAAAATCAAAAAAGTCTTCCGCACTGTCTAGCTCATCAACGCCGGGTAACTGGTAGAACCATTCCATCGCTTGCCCTCCCCATTGCCGCATCGCTGCCACAGAGTTCCCGATACATTTCCAGCAATTCATAATCCAGGGGATTACGCTTCCAGTTTTCCGCAAAAGCGCGGACGCTACGCAGCAGCGCTTCGGTCTCGGTCGCCTGCGGCTGATAGCCCAGACGAGCAAAAATCCCCTCTACGGCTTGCCGCCCCGAGTGTTTGCCCAGAACCAGACGGAACTCGCGCCCCATCAGCGCCGGATCGATCCCCTGATAGCTGAAGCTGTCATTGAGCAAGGCCGCGACATGTACGCCGGATTCATGGGTAAACACCTGCTCACCCACCAGTGGCTGTTGCTTATCGATCGTGCGCTGCGCGGCGCTGGCGACCAACTGGCACAGCGCGGGCAGGCGAGCAAAGTGGATACCGCTATCACGGCCAAGGCAACGTTCCAGCGCCAACGCGACGGTTTCCAACGCGGCATTACCTGCCCGTTCCCCCAACCCCAGCACCGTGGTGTTAACATGGGAAACCCCGGCCTCTACCGCCGCCAGCGTGTTGGCCGTGGCTAGCCCAAGATCGTTATGCGCATGCATTTCAATCTCACCGCCCCAGTTTTGCCGCAAGGTACTGATACGGGCAAAGGTGGAGAACGGATCAAGCACGCCCAGCGTATCCGCAAAGCGCAACCGTTCAGCGCCTGCCGCACTGGCGGTAGTCGCTATCTGACGCAGCGTGTCGTCGCTAGCGCGAGAGGCATCTTCACAGCCGACACACACGCGTAATCCTTGCTGACGAGCCTGTTCAATCAGCGTGGAAAGCTGTGGCAACAA
It encodes:
- a CDS encoding nitrogenase-stabilizing/protective protein NifW, coding for MEWFYQLPGVDELDSAEDFFDFFAVPYEAHILQTCSLSVLSDFHRRLRAAVPLRNTLEALQDADWQLARRLLAESYRCHQREVTS
- the nifV gene encoding homocitrate synthase, which translates into the protein MADIIINDTTLRDGEQSPGVAFRASEKLAIAEALVDAGLTALEVGIPAMGGDERARIAVIRRRLPDTELMTWCRMNALEIQQSADLGMNWVDISIPASDRLREQKLRQPLKALLPQLSTLIEQARQQGLRVCVGCEDASRASDDTLRQIATTASAAGAERLRFADTLGVLDPFSTFARISTLRQNWGGEIEMHAHNDLGLATANTLAAVEAGVSHVNTTVLGLGERAGNAALETVALALERCLGRDSGIHFARLPALCQLVASAAQRTIDKQQPLVGEQVFTHESGVHVAALLNDSFSYQGIDPALMGREFRLVLGKHSGRQAVEGIFARLGYQPQATETEALLRSVRAFAENWKRNPLDYELLEMYRELCGSDAAMGRASDGMVLPVTRR
- the nifM gene encoding nitrogen fixation protein NifM translates to MLAWQRFSEWRLAQKMWNTTPTQLPVDRQRLLQQQLARQLLLEQAVVEAAQKSVAAVTPELVQAVTHELEPDLRQSGLSAADRTAVIQHHVLMAGQLASISEQVPLPTSAEVERWYQRHAARFCRPEQRLTRHILLTTGDDDAEAVNRQLLVLRRQLQSDTAAFATLAERHSQCPTALEGGLLGWVSRGLLFAPLEQVLFTLHEGELSAPVATDIGWHLLLCEAIRPEMPMEQEDALAKAYDHLLLQRQKEQQRQWLAQLVVNRE
- a CDS encoding nitrogen fixation protein NifZ, with the protein product MIPRFAFGDAVRVVRSLRNDGTMAGMKRGELLVRRGTVGYVREWGVFLQDQLIYQVHFLDDDRVVGCREQELIAEAVPWHAGTFQYGDGVHSRQVLSINGEQVVDVGQRGQIFATGQGDRGDCYTVMFGERWFQVPASALELAEEDR
- a CDS encoding flavodoxin translates to MANIGIFFGTDTGKTRKIAKMIHQKLGDAADSPVNINRTSLDSFLSYSVLLLGTPTLGEGQLPGMEAGCENESWQEFIADLPGEALADKTVALFGLGDQQGYPDNFASGMKTLYDVVTACGAKVIGAWPNAGYDFNASAALVDDQFVGLVLDQDNQYDLTDERLDSWLETLKPAIG